Genomic DNA from bacterium:
TTTTCTTTTAATCTTTTGGAAAGATGAGAAACAAGATCACGATCAGCACCGGGAAGCAATCCATCAAGCATTTCCACAACAGAAACTTTTGAACCAAGTGCCTGATAAACTGATCCGAGTTCTAATCCGATATAACCACCACCAATTACGAGGAGCGATTTTGGAATTGCAGGAAGATCAAGTGCAGATGTTGAGTTCAACAATCTTTTGCTTCCAATATTGAGTGATGGAATAGTTGCAATCCTTGAGCCCGTGGCAATCACTATTTTATCAAACTTTAACTCTTCTTTTCCGCCGGACTTTTCAACAACAAGTGTTGTAGAATTTTTGAAAGTTGCAGTTCCCTGAACAAAATTTACTTTTCTGAATTTTGCGACAGAGCCGACTCCACCCGTCAGTTTTTCAACTACTTTGTTCTTCCAGTCACGAAGCTTATCAAGATCGATCTTCGGTTTACCAAATTCAATTCCCCAGTTTTTTGCTTCTTCAGTTTCATCAAGAAGTTTTGCAACATGAAGCAGTGCTTTGGATGGAATGCAACCACGGTAAAGACAAACACCTCCGGGATTTTTATCCTTATCAATTAAAGTAACATTCATTCCAAGATCGGCGGCAAGGAATGCTGCGGCGTATCCGCCGGGTCCGGCACCTATTACAGCTATATTTATTTTTTCAGACATTTAACTTTCCAAGAATTGTTGTATTGCTATATTGTTTTATTGTTATTCTTTTCTTCAGCAATATAACAATCCAACAATAAAACAATTTATAATTTTAATCACATAAATATTTTCAAAGGCTCTTCAAGCGCTTCACAAACCCATCGTAAAAATCTGATCGCATCTGCGCCATCAATGATCCGATGATCATAAGAAAGTGAAAGCGGCAGCATTAATCTCGGTTCAAACTTTCCTTCTTTGTTGTAAACAGGTTCATAATTTCCACGAGATACTCCGAGAATTGCAACTTCAGGCGAGTTTACAATCGGGGTAAAATAAGTTCCACCAATTCCGCCGAGATTTGTGATTGTAAAACATCCACCTTGCATTTCTTCCAGAGAAAGTTTTTTGTCACGAGCTTTTTGCGCAAGCTGATTCAATTCCACAGAGATTTGAATAAGATTTTTCTGATCAGCATTTTTAATTACAGGAACTAGCAACCCGTATTCAGTATCAACCGCAACACCGATGTTGATATATTTTTTGTAGATGACTTCCATTTTATCCATATCAATGCTGCTGTTAAACTGTGGAAACTTTTTCATTCCTTCAGCAATTATTTTAATGAGGATACCAGTTACCGTGAGCTTTGCACCGTGCTCTTCAACTTTTTTGCTAAGTTCTTTTCTGTCTTTTTCAAACTCAGTGATATCGGTTTTATCAAATTGAGTTACGTGTGGAATGACCGACCATGCATAGCTCAAATGAGTTGCAGTCTTCTCGCGGATCTTGTTCATCGCAACTCGTTCTATCTTGCCATACTTGCTGAAATCAGGCAGTGTTTCTTTTTGAATTCCTAATCCAACTGCTTCTGATTTTCCAGTCATAATTTTCTTTACATAAGCCTTCACGTCATCCATCGATATTCTTCCGCCTTCACCTGAACCGGGAACTTTGTTTATATCGACACCTAGTTCTCTTGCAATTCTTCTGACGGATGGAGCTGCAGGAGCTGCGCCTCTTAAGATGGGAGGTTGATCATCGTGTTCACCGACTTTCAATTCACTCACTTCGCCTTTTGGAGTTTGAGTTGTTGCAGGAGTTTCCTTCTTAACCGATTCTTCTTTTACTTTTGCAGGTTCTTTTATAGTTGATGGAGTTGATGTCGATGATTCTACTTTAATAAGAACATCGCCAACTTTTACTTTATCGCCGGTCTTTACATTGACTTCAACAATTTTTCCTTCAACAGAAGATGGTACTTCAACTGTGGCTTTATCGGTTTCTATTTCAATCACACCCTGATCTTTTGAAATTGTTTCTCCATTTTTCACAAGAACGTTAATTACATCGGCTGATTCAATATTTTCACCGAGGTCGGGAACTTTGAATTCAACAATTTTCCCCGGTTCTGACTTTACTGTTTCTTTAACTTCTTTTTTAGCTTCAGATTTTTTCTCTTCCTTCTTTGTCTCTTCTTTCTTTTCTGTTTTTACCTCTGACTTAGACTCAGCCTTTGCCTCTTCTTTCCCACCTTCATCAACTTTAATAATTGTCTGTCCGACTTTAACCGAATCGCCCTGCTTGACTAAAACTTCGGTAATCTTTCCGGAAATATTTGAGGGGACTTCAATCGTTGCTTTGTCGGTTTCTATTTCAATGATTGATTGTTCTTTTTCGATTACATCACCGGTTTTTACGAGTACATTAATGATGTCTGCCGATTCTATATTTTCACCAAGTTCAGGTAGTTTAAATTCTGTTGCCATTATTTCATTTATCTTTTTATTTCAATTTCTTTCTTATGTCATTCTGAGTGAATCCGAAAGGATTTACGAAGAATCTCAGAGATTCTTCACTTCGTTCAGAATGACAGTACGTATTTACGATACCATCGGGTTTAATTTGTCAGGATTTATCTCTAAATCCTTTTTTGCTTTTTCAAGAACCGTTTCTTTTAACTTTCCTTCTTTTATTAAAGCACCAAGAGTTGCGTAAACTATGTGCTTGTAATCAACCTCAAAGAAATCTCTGAGTGCTTTCCTCGATCCGCTTCTTCCGAATCCATCAGTTCCCAATGAATAAAGTGTTCCGGGGAACCACTTTGAAATTGAATCGGGAAGTGCCTTCACATAATCTGATGCTGCTACAAAAACTCCCTCTTCCTTCGAGAGAGTTTGAGTGATGTAAGATGTTTTTTGCTTCTTATCCGGGTTCAGCATATTCCATCTTTCAACATCAAGAGCTTCTCTCCTCAATTCTTTGTAGCTCGTAACGCTCCAAACATCAGCGGCTACTTTATAATCCTTTTCAAGAATTTCCTGTGCTTTAAGAACTTCATTTAAAATTGTTCCACTTCCGAAAAGTTGAGCTTTAAGTTTCGCATCCTTCATACTTGAAGGTTTGAACTTATACATTCCTTTTAGAATGCCATCCTTCGCACCTTTCGGCATTTCAGGCATTGCGTAGTTTTCATTCATCACGGTGATGTAGTAGTAAATGTTTTCCTGATCTTCAAACATTCTTTTAATTCCATCACGAATTATTACCGCAAGCTCGAAAGCAAAAGCAGGATCGTAGGCAACCATATTTGGAATTGCATAAGCCAGCAAATGACTATGTCCATCCTGATGCTGAAGTCCTTCTCCATTAAGAGTTGTTCTTCCCGCAGTCCCACCAATTAAAAATCCTTTTGCACCGATGTCACCGGCAGCCCAGGCAAGATCGCCGACTCTCTGTAATCCAAACATCGAATAATAAATGAAGAAAGGAATCATATTTATTCCGTGAGTTGAGTAAGCAGTTCCTGCAGCTATGAATGATGACATTGAACCTGCTTCTGTAATTCCTTCTTCGAGTATTTGTCCGTTCTTAATTTCTTTGTAGTAGAGAAGGCTGTCTGCATCGACTGGTTCATACAACTGTCCTGCGTGTGCATATATCCCAACTTGTCTGAAAAGTGATTCCATTCCAAAAGTTCTTGCTTCATCAGGAACTATCGGAACAATATTTTTTCCAATCTCAGCATCTTTCAAAAGCTTTGCAAGAATTCTCACAAACACCATCGTCGTTGAAACTTCTCTTCCTTCCGTACCTTTGTAAAATTCTTCGAAGAGAGATTCATCGGGAGTTTTTATCGGTTTCAGATTTGTCTTTCTTGAAGGAACAAATCCACCGAGAGTTTTTCTTCTTTCTTTAAGATATTTTATTTCAGAGCTGTCGTCATCCGGTCTGAAGAATGGATCGTTATGTATCTGCTCATCTGAAATTGGAATTCCAAAACGTGCACGGAATTCTTTCATCTCATCTTCATTTAATTTTTTCTGTTGGTGAGTAATGTTTTTTCCTTCACCGCTTTCACCAAGCCCATAACCTTTTATTGTTTTAGCTAGAATAACTGTCGGCGAACCTTTGTGATTTACAGCAGCACTGAAAGCCGCATAAACCTTTTCGGGATCGTGTCCGCCTCTTTTCATTTTTTTCAATTCTTCATCGGACATACCAGAAACCATTTCCTTCAGCTCTTCATCAGCACCAAAGAAATGTTCGCGAATGTAACTTCCACCTTCAACAGTGTATTTCTGATATTGACCATCAACAACTTCACCCATTCGCTTAATAAGTTTTCCGTCTTTATCTTTTTCAAGAAGCGGATCCCAATCTTCACCCCAGATAACTTTTATCACATTCCATCCTGCACCACGAAAAGCTGCTTCGAGTTCCTGTATAATTTTTCCGTTACCGCGAACAGGTCCGTCAAGTCTTTGCAAATTGCAGTTGATTACAAAAATTAAATTATCAAGCTGCTCTCTCGAAGCGAGAGTGATTGCACCGAGAGTTTCAGGTTCATCAGTTTCACCGTCACCAAGAAATGCCCAGACCTTGCTTCCTGTATCGCGTTTCAAACCTCGATCTTCGAGATAACGATTAAAGCGTGCCTGGTAAATTGCAGTGATTGGTCCGAGTCCCATTGACACTGTCGGAAATTCCCAGAACTCCGGCATCAGCCACGGATGAGGATAAGAAGAAA
This window encodes:
- a CDS encoding dihydrolipoyllysine-residue acetyltransferase, which gives rise to MATEFKLPELGENIESADIINVLVKTGDVIEKEQSIIEIETDKATIEVPSNISGKITEVLVKQGDSVKVGQTIIKVDEGGKEEAKAESKSEVKTEKKEETKKEEKKSEAKKEVKETVKSEPGKIVEFKVPDLGENIESADVINVLVKNGETISKDQGVIEIETDKATVEVPSSVEGKIVEVNVKTGDKVKVGDVLIKVESSTSTPSTIKEPAKVKEESVKKETPATTQTPKGEVSELKVGEHDDQPPILRGAAPAAPSVRRIARELGVDINKVPGSGEGGRISMDDVKAYVKKIMTGKSEAVGLGIQKETLPDFSKYGKIERVAMNKIREKTATHLSYAWSVIPHVTQFDKTDITEFEKDRKELSKKVEEHGAKLTVTGILIKIIAEGMKKFPQFNSSIDMDKMEVIYKKYINIGVAVDTEYGLLVPVIKNADQKNLIQISVELNQLAQKARDKKLSLEEMQGGCFTITNLGGIGGTYFTPIVNSPEVAILGVSRGNYEPVYNKEGKFEPRLMLPLSLSYDHRIIDGADAIRFLRWVCEALEEPLKIFM
- the aceE gene encoding pyruvate dehydrogenase (acetyl-transferring), homodimeric type — encoded protein: MAKDYKRNPEIEEIETSEWLYSLDYVFEHGGPERVRELLQQLQIRAHKAGVQIPFTANTPYINTIPREKQPPFPGNREIERRIKSLIRWNAMAMVVNANKMEEGIGGHISTYASAATLYEIGFNHFFRGKGEGYDGDQIYFQGHASPGIYARAFLEGRISKEKIKNFRREFAKGGGLSSYPHPWLMPEFWEFPTVSMGLGPITAIYQARFNRYLEDRGLKRDTGSKVWAFLGDGETDEPETLGAITLASREQLDNLIFVINCNLQRLDGPVRGNGKIIQELEAAFRGAGWNVIKVIWGEDWDPLLEKDKDGKLIKRMGEVVDGQYQKYTVEGGSYIREHFFGADEELKEMVSGMSDEELKKMKRGGHDPEKVYAAFSAAVNHKGSPTVILAKTIKGYGLGESGEGKNITHQQKKLNEDEMKEFRARFGIPISDEQIHNDPFFRPDDDSSEIKYLKERRKTLGGFVPSRKTNLKPIKTPDESLFEEFYKGTEGREVSTTMVFVRILAKLLKDAEIGKNIVPIVPDEARTFGMESLFRQVGIYAHAGQLYEPVDADSLLYYKEIKNGQILEEGITEAGSMSSFIAAGTAYSTHGINMIPFFIYYSMFGLQRVGDLAWAAGDIGAKGFLIGGTAGRTTLNGEGLQHQDGHSHLLAYAIPNMVAYDPAFAFELAVIIRDGIKRMFEDQENIYYYITVMNENYAMPEMPKGAKDGILKGMYKFKPSSMKDAKLKAQLFGSGTILNEVLKAQEILEKDYKVAADVWSVTSYKELRREALDVERWNMLNPDKKQKTSYITQTLSKEEGVFVAASDYVKALPDSISKWFPGTLYSLGTDGFGRSGSRKALRDFFEVDYKHIVYATLGALIKEGKLKETVLEKAKKDLEINPDKLNPMVS